The following DNA comes from Thermodesulfobacteriota bacterium.
CGGTCAGGGGGATTCAGGATAAACTGTCCGGAGTCGCCCAGAACGCGGCCGCCATCAAGGAAATTCATGCCGGTGTCAAAACACTGACCGGAGCCGACGGCAAGATGGCTGCCGCCATTGAGAGCATGAATAAGGAAGTAGACAAGCTGACGGCCGCTGTCGGGGAGACCTCCCGTCAGGTTCTGGCCCTGGGCCAGAAGATAGAGACGGCGGAGACCAAGGTGTCCAGCCTGGCCGCCGCGGCCGCCGGCAAAGCCGACGCCGAGGCCGTGCGCCGGATGGTGGCCGATGCGGAGAAAAAACTGCAGGCGTCCATCGACGCTTCGGCCAAGGCGATAAAAAGTGATGTGAAGGCCCTGGACACCCGGGTGGGACGGGTGGAACAACAGCGGACCAAGGCGGCGCCATCTACCTCGACAGGCACCGCCCCGGCCAGGAAACCGGCCACCGGTTCCACTTCCCCGCCGGCCGGTGACCAGGACTTTATCGAAGAGGATCTGTAATCCCGCTTCGCGTCCCGCGCCTTGCGGTTGAGGCCAAATCAACTCGTGAAATATGTGGGCTACCGGGACGCCAGCAGCGCTTCGATGTGGCCTATATCCTCAGGCAGATCCACGGACGGGGAGTCCTGACGGGTGACGACCACCCGGATCTTGTAGCCGTATTCCAGGGCCCGCAGCTGTTCCAGTTTTTCTATTTCCTCCAGCACCCCCGAAGGCAGGCTGGCGTAAACTCCCAGGAATCTCCGGGAAAAGGCGTAGACCCCCAGGTGTTTGTAAAACGTGCAGGGCGTGCCCGGGTCACGGACCAGGGGAATGGGCGATCGGGAAAAATAGATGGCGAAGCCGCCCCGGTCGATAACGGCCTTGACGTTCTTGATGCTGCGGATTTCCGCTTCGTCGCTGACGGCGACCACCGGGGTGGATATGCCGAAATCAACAGGCGACAGCAGGGGGGCGACGGCCTCCTCTATGGTTTCCGGCGCGATCAGGGGCTGGTCGCCCTGGACATTGACGACGATGTCGTCGGGGGCCAGTTCCAGCAGCCGGGCCGCTTCGTCGGCCCGGTCCGAGCCCGTGCGGCATTCGGTCGGGGTCAGCACGCAGTTGCCGCCGAATTCCGCCACCGCGTCGAAAATGCGCTCGTCGTCCGTGGCCACGGCGATGTCCGTGACGCAGGAGGCCAGGCGGACGCGGTCATACACGCGTTTGATCAGGGGGACGCCGGCGATGGGCGCCAGGGGCTTGCCGGGGAAACGGGTGGATTCGTACCGCGAGGGGATGATGGCCACGACTCTCATAACAATATGCTCCTTGGTTGTCTTTCCATTTTATCAGGTACCAGTTTTTTGTTTTCGTAAAACGATGGTATAGTACAAAAGACTATTGTTTTAAATAGAAATCAGTGGCTTCGCTGGAGGTCATTGCCGTTCCCGACTTGATCCTTTCGGGGCCGGTTGAAACCAGCCAAGGGCTTTGAGACCGCCCAAAATGATCGGGGAGCGAACAAAACGGACTTTACGAGGATGTCGGTTGTTGCGAGGAATGGAACGTACTGCTTATTTGTGACATTCCGAGGGCCGCAGTGACAAGGCTGAGGGAATGAAGACGCATACCAGTAACTTCAATGTCAGCAAAAGGTGACTATGAACGCTGAACAGTTAAAACAAATCCTGGCGGCGGTGGCCGGCGGGGGAAAAACCGTGGACGAGGCGGCCGACGAGCTGACGCACTTTTCTTTTGAGGCCATGGGGTATGCCCACGTGGACCATCACCGCAGCCTGCGTCACGGGTTCCCGGAGGTCATTTTCGGCATCGGCAAGACACCGGCCCAGATCATCGGCATCATGGAACGGCTGATGGAAAGAAGCGGGGTGGTGCTGGTCACCCGGGTGGCGCCGGAAGCGGCCCGGCAGGCGCTGGAGCGGTTCCCCGAGGCGGTCTTCCACGAGGACGCCGGCATGATCGTCTGCCGAAAGGAGCCGCCCGCTATCGTCGGCCGGGGCACCATCGTGGTGGTGTCGGCCGGCACCTCGGATATCCCCGTGGCCCGGGAAGCGGCCCTGACCGCCGAAGCCATGGGCAACCGGGTGGAGACCCTGTTCGACGTGGGCGTGGCCGGGATTCACCGCCTGTTCGCCCACCGGGAGCTGATCACCCGGGCATCGGTCCTGGTGGTGGCGGCCGGCATGGAGGGTGCTCTGCCCTCGGTGGTGGCCGGCATGACCGGCCGGCCGGTCATCGCCGTGCCCACCAGCGTCGGTTACGGCGCCAGCTTCAAGGGGCTGACCGCCCTGCTGGGCATGCTCAACTCGTGCAGCTCCAACGTGGCGGTGGTCAACATCGACAACGGGTTCGGGGGGGGCTATATGGCGGCCTGTATCAATCGGACGTGATAAGTGGTTAAGTATTAAGTGTTAAGTATTAAGTGTTAAGTTTTAAGTGGCGGAAGGATTCGGCCTTCCAAAGCGTTAATGTGGTCAGGGTTTTATGGCTTTAAGCGTTCCAGCCGCGCCGGACCCGGGACCAAACCGATAACTATCAATG
Coding sequences within:
- the kdsB gene encoding 3-deoxy-manno-octulosonate cytidylyltransferase, which translates into the protein MRVVAIIPSRYESTRFPGKPLAPIAGVPLIKRVYDRVRLASCVTDIAVATDDERIFDAVAEFGGNCVLTPTECRTGSDRADEAARLLELAPDDIVVNVQGDQPLIAPETIEEAVAPLLSPVDFGISTPVVAVSDEAEIRSIKNVKAVIDRGGFAIYFSRSPIPLVRDPGTPCTFYKHLGVYAFSRRFLGVYASLPSGVLEEIEKLEQLRALEYGYKIRVVVTRQDSPSVDLPEDIGHIEALLASR
- the larB gene encoding nickel pincer cofactor biosynthesis protein LarB, which gives rise to MNAEQLKQILAAVAGGGKTVDEAADELTHFSFEAMGYAHVDHHRSLRHGFPEVIFGIGKTPAQIIGIMERLMERSGVVLVTRVAPEAARQALERFPEAVFHEDAGMIVCRKEPPAIVGRGTIVVVSAGTSDIPVAREAALTAEAMGNRVETLFDVGVAGIHRLFAHRELITRASVLVVAAGMEGALPSVVAGMTGRPVIAVPTSVGYGASFKGLTALLGMLNSCSSNVAVVNIDNGFGGGYMAACINRT